One Paraburkholderia sp. IMGN_8 DNA window includes the following coding sequences:
- a CDS encoding SGNH/GDSL hydrolase family protein — MQGINDKVGAAILAVVIALLTACGGHGGGSSNGSNSATPAGGIHLQVVSFGDSLSDVGTYAPIGSVLGGGRFTTNPGQVWTQDVAQYYGDTLSAAFTIDITHKLSAQSGLGYAEGGATVATPANLYDFLADVIGNIEMPVNQQVSSYLAAHGNFNSNQLVLVWVGSNDVLRAGALPAAAQTVQTAANTLAQVVGQIVQNGATHVVVVNVPNVGRSPKGIASPDGGANLTQLSQIFNDSLNAALQANGLQGKVIQIDSYTWVNQIVVNFQVNGFAVSNTSVACDPAKTPHATALLCSPGTYVTANADQTYIFADDLHPTTRLHALFAQFVEQQIARSGLGH; from the coding sequence ATGCAAGGAATCAATGACAAGGTAGGTGCTGCAATTCTTGCCGTGGTAATTGCACTGCTTACCGCATGCGGCGGGCATGGAGGCGGCTCGAGTAATGGCAGCAACTCGGCCACCCCGGCGGGCGGCATTCATCTGCAAGTGGTCTCGTTCGGCGACAGCCTGTCGGACGTCGGGACCTATGCGCCGATCGGCAGCGTGCTGGGCGGGGGGCGTTTCACGACCAACCCGGGGCAAGTGTGGACCCAGGATGTCGCGCAATACTACGGCGATACGCTAAGCGCGGCATTTACGATCGACATCACTCATAAATTGAGTGCGCAAAGCGGACTCGGCTACGCGGAGGGCGGCGCCACGGTGGCGACGCCGGCAAACCTGTACGACTTTCTTGCCGACGTGATCGGCAACATCGAAATGCCCGTCAATCAGCAGGTTTCGAGCTATCTGGCCGCGCACGGGAACTTCAACTCCAATCAACTGGTGCTGGTCTGGGTTGGCTCGAACGACGTGCTTCGCGCCGGGGCGCTGCCGGCCGCGGCGCAGACCGTGCAGACGGCGGCAAACACCCTGGCTCAAGTTGTCGGGCAGATCGTCCAGAACGGCGCCACCCATGTCGTGGTGGTCAATGTTCCGAATGTCGGACGATCGCCCAAAGGCATCGCCTCGCCCGACGGCGGGGCAAACCTGACCCAATTATCGCAAATCTTCAACGATAGCTTGAACGCCGCCTTGCAGGCCAATGGCCTGCAAGGCAAGGTCATCCAGATCGATTCTTATACTTGGGTGAACCAGATCGTGGTGAACTTTCAGGTCAATGGCTTCGCCGTGTCCAACACCAGCGTCGCCTGCGACCCTGCGAAAACGCCCCATGCGACAGCATTGCTGTGCTCGCCGGGTACCTACGTGACGGCCAATGCCGATCAGACGTATATATTTGCCGACGACCTTCATCCGACGACGCGCCTGCATGCACTGTTCGCCCAGTTCGTGGAGCAGCAGATCGCCAGGAGCGGTCTTGGTCACTGA
- a CDS encoding RidA family protein: protein MTIEYFAESNPGTRTLPRSLATKAGNFVFVSGQVARDEDGSIVAGGIEAHTRLTLKNVAHVLALAGCTLEDVVKTTVWLEDARDFDEFNRIYGEFFRENKPSRSTVQATNMVGTKVEIEAIAYKP from the coding sequence ATGACGATTGAGTACTTTGCAGAGAGCAATCCGGGCACACGAACCCTGCCACGCTCGCTAGCGACGAAAGCCGGCAATTTTGTGTTTGTATCCGGTCAGGTAGCCAGAGACGAAGACGGCAGCATCGTCGCTGGCGGGATAGAAGCTCACACACGTCTGACGTTGAAGAACGTCGCTCATGTACTCGCGCTCGCGGGTTGCACGCTCGAAGACGTCGTGAAGACAACCGTCTGGCTTGAAGACGCACGCGACTTCGATGAATTCAATCGCATTTACGGAGAGTTCTTCCGCGAGAACAAGCCGTCACGTTCGACAGTACAGGCGACGAACATGGTCGGCACCAAGGTAGAAATCGAAGCCATTGCTTATAAGCCTTGA